A genomic stretch from Ooceraea biroi isolate clonal line C1 chromosome 3, Obir_v5.4, whole genome shotgun sequence includes:
- the LOC105277057 gene encoding ERAD-associated E3 ubiquitin-protein ligase HRD1B isoform X1 has protein sequence MYLIVSFQTIKMGMIARVRRRVRANSLTVDKEKTAQSVCLLSAVLLLPYCPRGPLPLLPSPAPVLYSALVLPVVLSANYRYPVPTLKTLAEAAKGGAKRAWHPLNCFLRRLYAPVDRAENLFLKMRNLSVMANQIVFLILADKVLLPQQRLTCLYTLMFYNVIAYCVSYIKELIQKEDWSPYVTLTERSKIKHLAMSATKIVLEWTKAVTFVVTLTFMLLVFGLEQGLDHYKPSLIYTVVTWLYYSATERVFVEMFPTILGFLQLEALENIENLYAPVILRCFTISMSAFFSILLLPSASWRFLMVATYLNAYLRWKELMQNSGAVLRREREVLNRYRKATLEEIERFDDVCAVCLCSMAKARVTPCHHLFHADCLRQCLKTSDNCPMCKRELKFD, from the exons ATGTATCTCATTGTTTCATTTCAGACGATCAAGATGGGCATGATAGCGCGCGTGAGACGTCGCGTTCGCGCAAATTCATTAACGGTTGACAAGGAGAAGACAGCACAAAGTGTCTGTCTTCTAAGTGCAGTTCTTCTTTTGCCCTATTGTCCACGTGGTCCACTGCCACTTTTACCATCGCCCGCACCGGTCTTGTACTCGGCCCTTGTTCTACCGGTGGTTTTAAGCGCAAATTACAGGTATCCGGTTCCAACTCTCAAGACTCTCGCCGAAGCGGCCAAAG GCGGGGCCAAGCGAGCCTGGCATCCCCTGAACTGCTTCTTGAGACGGCTATATGCACCCGTGGACCGTGCGGAGAATCTCTTCCTGAAGATGCGCAATCTCTCCGTCATGGCGAACCAGATAGTGTTCCTGATACTCGCCGACAAAGTGCTGCTGCCGCAGCAGAGGCTGACCTGTCTGTACACGCTCATGTTCTACAACGTGATAGCCTACTGCGTGAGCTACATCAAGGAGCTGATCCAGAAGGAGGACTGGTCGCCCTACGTCACGCTGACCGAACGGTCCAAGATCAAGCACCTCGCGATGTCGGCCACCAAGATTGTACTCGAGTGGACCAAGGCGGTGACGTTCGTCGTCACGTTGACGTTCATGCTTCTCGTGTTCGGGTTGGAGCAAGGCCTTGATCATTACAA GCCCTCCTTGATCTACACGGTAGTCACGTGGCTGTACTATTCAGCAACGGAGAGAGTCTTCGTGGAGATGTTCCCGACGATCCTGGGCTTTCTGCAGCTGGAAGCGCTTGAGAACATCGAGAATCTGTACGCGCCGGTGATACTTCGCTGCTTCACCATCAGCATGTCGGCGTTCTTCAGCATCCTGTTGCTGCCGTCGGCCTCTTGGAGGTTTCTCATGGTCGCCACGTATCTGAACGCGTATCTTCGATGGAAGGAGCTGATGCAGAATTCAGGCGCGGTGCTGCGACGAGAGCGCGAGGTGCTGAATCGCTACCGGAAGGCGACGCTCGAGGAGATCGAGAGGTTCGATGACGTGTGCGCGGTGTGCCTATGCAGCATGGCAAAGGCCAGGGTGACTCCCTGCCACCACCTCTTCCACGCGGACTGCCTGCGACAGTGCCTGAAGACCAGCGACAACTGTCCCATGTGCAAGCGCGAGCTCAAGTTCGACTGA
- the LOC105277057 gene encoding ERAD-associated E3 ubiquitin-protein ligase HRD1B isoform X2, whose product MGMIARVRRRVRANSLTVDKEKTAQSVCLLSAVLLLPYCPRGPLPLLPSPAPVLYSALVLPVVLSANYRYPVPTLKTLAEAAKGGAKRAWHPLNCFLRRLYAPVDRAENLFLKMRNLSVMANQIVFLILADKVLLPQQRLTCLYTLMFYNVIAYCVSYIKELIQKEDWSPYVTLTERSKIKHLAMSATKIVLEWTKAVTFVVTLTFMLLVFGLEQGLDHYKPSLIYTVVTWLYYSATERVFVEMFPTILGFLQLEALENIENLYAPVILRCFTISMSAFFSILLLPSASWRFLMVATYLNAYLRWKELMQNSGAVLRREREVLNRYRKATLEEIERFDDVCAVCLCSMAKARVTPCHHLFHADCLRQCLKTSDNCPMCKRELKFD is encoded by the exons ATGGGCATGATAGCGCGCGTGAGACGTCGCGTTCGCGCAAATTCATTAACGGTTGACAAGGAGAAGACAGCACAAAGTGTCTGTCTTCTAAGTGCAGTTCTTCTTTTGCCCTATTGTCCACGTGGTCCACTGCCACTTTTACCATCGCCCGCACCGGTCTTGTACTCGGCCCTTGTTCTACCGGTGGTTTTAAGCGCAAATTACAGGTATCCGGTTCCAACTCTCAAGACTCTCGCCGAAGCGGCCAAAG GCGGGGCCAAGCGAGCCTGGCATCCCCTGAACTGCTTCTTGAGACGGCTATATGCACCCGTGGACCGTGCGGAGAATCTCTTCCTGAAGATGCGCAATCTCTCCGTCATGGCGAACCAGATAGTGTTCCTGATACTCGCCGACAAAGTGCTGCTGCCGCAGCAGAGGCTGACCTGTCTGTACACGCTCATGTTCTACAACGTGATAGCCTACTGCGTGAGCTACATCAAGGAGCTGATCCAGAAGGAGGACTGGTCGCCCTACGTCACGCTGACCGAACGGTCCAAGATCAAGCACCTCGCGATGTCGGCCACCAAGATTGTACTCGAGTGGACCAAGGCGGTGACGTTCGTCGTCACGTTGACGTTCATGCTTCTCGTGTTCGGGTTGGAGCAAGGCCTTGATCATTACAA GCCCTCCTTGATCTACACGGTAGTCACGTGGCTGTACTATTCAGCAACGGAGAGAGTCTTCGTGGAGATGTTCCCGACGATCCTGGGCTTTCTGCAGCTGGAAGCGCTTGAGAACATCGAGAATCTGTACGCGCCGGTGATACTTCGCTGCTTCACCATCAGCATGTCGGCGTTCTTCAGCATCCTGTTGCTGCCGTCGGCCTCTTGGAGGTTTCTCATGGTCGCCACGTATCTGAACGCGTATCTTCGATGGAAGGAGCTGATGCAGAATTCAGGCGCGGTGCTGCGACGAGAGCGCGAGGTGCTGAATCGCTACCGGAAGGCGACGCTCGAGGAGATCGAGAGGTTCGATGACGTGTGCGCGGTGTGCCTATGCAGCATGGCAAAGGCCAGGGTGACTCCCTGCCACCACCTCTTCCACGCGGACTGCCTGCGACAGTGCCTGAAGACCAGCGACAACTGTCCCATGTGCAAGCGCGAGCTCAAGTTCGACTGA